The following coding sequences are from one Streptomyces angustmyceticus window:
- a CDS encoding glycosyltransferase family 4 protein: MILHISDCFAPRTGGIEIQVAALAAAQHRAGQAAEVVTATPAAPGAPAAGWPYPVHRISARLPGHLPVHPRAGHAIDRLLTERHPRVVHVHLGAASPFAWAALACARRRGIPAVATVHSMWDPVVRALYRLLSRTGHGPTAPVAVTTVSTSAARLIRQALPDVRPRVIPNGIDAAWWRGTQGAAERQDGRVHIVAVGRLVPRKEPMELLAALHSAHARMSRRGTALRATFAGAGPSLRPIQRYLRRHGMDSWIRLAGRLQPGEVRELLAGADLFVNPCRRESFGIAALEARTSGLPVLARAHTGVADFVRHNREGALCGHSAFALADEVLWLARTPGARRSLAAHNWETEPVHCTWPVVTEAFAHAYDDVTR; the protein is encoded by the coding sequence ATGATCCTTCACATTTCAGACTGCTTCGCTCCGCGGACGGGAGGTATCGAGATCCAGGTCGCCGCCCTGGCCGCCGCGCAGCACCGGGCGGGCCAGGCCGCCGAGGTCGTCACCGCGACGCCCGCCGCCCCGGGGGCGCCGGCGGCCGGATGGCCCTACCCCGTGCACAGGATCAGTGCGCGGCTGCCCGGGCACCTGCCCGTTCACCCCAGGGCGGGACACGCCATCGACCGGTTGTTGACGGAGCGTCACCCACGGGTGGTGCACGTCCACCTGGGCGCGGCCTCCCCGTTCGCCTGGGCCGCGCTGGCCTGCGCCCGGCGGCGGGGCATCCCCGCCGTGGCCACCGTCCACAGCATGTGGGACCCGGTGGTGCGCGCCCTGTACCGGCTGCTGAGCCGGACCGGGCACGGCCCCACCGCTCCGGTGGCCGTGACGACCGTGAGCACCTCGGCCGCCCGGCTGATCCGGCAGGCCCTGCCGGACGTCCGCCCGCGCGTCATCCCCAACGGCATCGACGCCGCGTGGTGGCGCGGCACCCAGGGCGCGGCCGAGCGCCAGGACGGCCGGGTGCACATCGTCGCCGTCGGGCGGCTCGTCCCGCGCAAGGAACCCATGGAACTGCTGGCGGCGCTGCACTCCGCCCATGCCCGGATGTCCCGCCGGGGCACCGCGCTGCGCGCCACGTTCGCCGGCGCCGGGCCGAGCCTGCGCCCGATACAGCGCTATCTGCGCCGCCACGGGATGGACAGCTGGATCCGCCTCGCGGGCCGGCTGCAGCCCGGGGAGGTGCGGGAACTGCTGGCCGGCGCCGACCTGTTCGTCAACCCCTGCCGGCGGGAGTCCTTCGGGATCGCCGCCCTGGAGGCGCGCACCAGCGGACTGCCGGTCCTCGCCCGCGCGCACACCGGCGTCGCCGACTTCGTCCGGCACAACCGCGAGGGCGCGCTGTGCGGCCACTCGGCCTTCGCCCTGGCCGACGAGGTGCTCTGGCTGGCCCGCACCCCCGGGGCCCGGCGCAGCCTGGCCGCACACAACTGGGAGACCGAGCCGGTGCACTGCACCTGGCCCGTGGTCACCGAAGCGTTCGCGCACGCCTACGACGACGTCACCCGCTGA
- a CDS encoding class I SAM-dependent methyltransferase, whose protein sequence is MHRLLDRAHRALFAALSLIGLRGQGRVLHWYFDWWHRRPDPWGLAVDDYEQFKYATTLRLLPHRPYRRILDVGCSEGAFTHRLAAAFPQAEITGVDISERALARARTPVQGRAAAPRFTRLNILTAPPEERFDLVFCAELLYYLGRPPHLRRACAHLTRAVAPGGLLVLVHPWPESRRFCAYFETVAGLHRVIEHVEPDSFRPFAVTVYERPAAPRPGLPRDVRATADPGRGA, encoded by the coding sequence ATGCACCGCCTCCTCGACCGCGCGCACCGCGCCCTCTTCGCCGCGCTCTCCCTCATCGGCCTCCGCGGCCAGGGACGGGTCCTGCACTGGTACTTCGACTGGTGGCACCGGCGGCCCGACCCGTGGGGGCTGGCCGTGGACGACTACGAGCAGTTCAAGTACGCGACGACCCTGCGGCTGCTGCCCCATCGCCCCTACCGGCGGATCCTGGACGTCGGCTGCAGCGAGGGCGCCTTCACCCACCGCCTCGCGGCCGCGTTCCCGCAGGCCGAGATCACCGGGGTGGACATCTCCGAGCGCGCGCTCGCCCGCGCCCGCACCCCCGTGCAGGGGCGCGCCGCCGCGCCCCGGTTCACCCGGCTCAACATCCTCACCGCGCCGCCCGAGGAGCGGTTCGACCTCGTCTTCTGCGCCGAACTGCTCTACTACCTGGGCCGGCCCCCGCACCTGCGGCGGGCCTGCGCCCATCTGACCCGGGCCGTGGCGCCCGGCGGGCTGCTGGTCCTGGTCCACCCCTGGCCGGAGTCCCGCCGGTTCTGCGCGTACTTCGAGACCGTGGCCGGGCTGCACCGCGTGATCGAGCACGTGGAACCGGACTCCTTCCGCCCGTTCGCCGTCACCGTCTACGAACGGCCCGCCGCGCCCCGGCCCGGACTTCCCCGGGACGTCCGCGCCACCGCGGACCCGGGCCGCGGAGCGTGA
- a CDS encoding glycosyltransferase 87 family protein produces MRPAPRAPAAGPPPAAPPGTRPGRRRVEEARRLAARRPGTVLLVAAAAMLLLTWIPACLRPGMVDLRVYRSAAPHLLGGDLYAFRLNLPGTDLFPLPFTYPPFAALLFLPLSRVPWPPVSAAWTAASIAALCVLVHCCLRMADPDAAAARHRRRVLLWSAALLWTEPVAGTLALGQINLLLAAGVAYAVGRRPAAAAGLGVGLAAGVKLVPAVTGVYFLAQRRWAAACWTAAAGAATVAAGWWAAPGAAADFWLHAVGDAARVGPVGSVLNQSLRGALSRTLGHDTGWSAAWWACAVPAVLLALAAVVRAVRRADPLGALLAVQLLGLLVSPISWFHHWVWAVAAVLWLAHAPHRTRGRTAALTAWGLALGGHLVHWLGMAQPDIWQFGRPWYLAALGWGYPACAALTLVTLLRPAAGECAGNGPGSASGSASGGPEGRSRRGRRGRRRPERVPAAGTGPRPDGAT; encoded by the coding sequence GTGAGGCCCGCGCCGCGCGCCCCGGCCGCCGGCCCGCCGCCCGCCGCACCGCCGGGGACGCGGCCGGGCCGGCGGCGCGTCGAGGAGGCGCGCCGCCTGGCGGCCCGCCGGCCGGGCACGGTGCTGCTCGTCGCCGCCGCGGCGATGCTGCTGCTCACCTGGATCCCGGCCTGCCTGCGGCCGGGCATGGTGGACCTGCGGGTCTACCGGAGCGCGGCCCCGCACCTCCTCGGCGGCGACCTCTACGCCTTCCGCCTGAACCTGCCGGGCACCGACCTCTTCCCGCTGCCGTTCACCTACCCGCCCTTCGCCGCGCTGCTGTTCCTCCCGCTCTCCCGGGTGCCGTGGCCGCCGGTGAGCGCCGCCTGGACCGCGGCCTCGATCGCGGCACTGTGCGTCCTGGTCCACTGCTGCCTGCGGATGGCCGACCCGGACGCGGCCGCCGCCCGGCACCGCCGGCGCGTCCTGCTGTGGAGCGCCGCCCTGCTGTGGACCGAGCCGGTCGCCGGCACCCTCGCGCTGGGGCAGATCAACCTGCTGCTGGCGGCGGGCGTCGCGTACGCGGTCGGGCGGCGCCCGGCGGCCGCCGCCGGGCTCGGGGTCGGCCTCGCCGCCGGCGTGAAGCTGGTCCCGGCCGTCACCGGCGTCTACTTCCTGGCGCAGCGGCGCTGGGCGGCGGCGTGCTGGACGGCCGCCGCGGGCGCCGCCACCGTCGCGGCCGGCTGGTGGGCGGCGCCCGGGGCCGCGGCCGACTTCTGGCTGCACGCGGTCGGCGACGCGGCCCGGGTCGGGCCGGTCGGCTCGGTGCTCAACCAGTCGCTGCGCGGGGCGCTGTCGCGCACCCTCGGCCACGACACCGGATGGTCGGCCGCGTGGTGGGCCTGCGCCGTCCCGGCCGTGCTGCTGGCGCTGGCGGCCGTGGTGCGCGCGGTCCGCCGCGCCGATCCGCTCGGCGCCCTGCTCGCCGTGCAGCTCCTCGGCCTCCTGGTCAGCCCCATCTCCTGGTTCCACCACTGGGTCTGGGCCGTCGCCGCCGTGCTGTGGCTGGCCCACGCCCCGCACCGCACCCGGGGCCGGACCGCGGCACTGACCGCCTGGGGCCTCGCCCTGGGCGGGCACCTCGTCCACTGGCTGGGGATGGCCCAGCCGGACATCTGGCAGTTCGGCCGCCCCTGGTACCTCGCCGCGCTCGGCTGGGGCTACCCCGCCTGCGCCGCGCTCACCCTCGTCACCCTGCTGCGGCCCGCGGCGGGCGAGTGCGCGGGGAACGGCCCGGGGAGCGCCTCGGGGAGCGCCTCGGGCGGGCCCGAGGGCAGGAGCCGCCGGGGGCGCCGGGGCCGCCGGAGGCCGGAGCGGGTGCCGGCGGCCGGCACCGGGCCGCGCCCGGATGGTGCCACCTAG
- a CDS encoding DUF4097 family beta strand repeat-containing protein: MPSFETPEPITVTLEFDLGTARITAGKRTDTVVEVRPADATADADVRAAQQTKVTCSGGRLVVKGPKKRSIFGKCGSLDITIELPAGSDVQGTSPMADFTCAGLLGECRLKTSLGDLQVDEAETVNLRTDYGDIRLGRAAGDAELVAAGRIEAGEIAGAAVVKNGNGATTIGEVTGALRASASNGLISVGVARAGVDAKSANGPIRIGEAARGRVVLRAAAGDLEVGIPGSTAAWLDVATGVGSVRNSLGPSDGPGDAAETVEVRAHTSLGDIVIHRA, translated from the coding sequence ATGCCTTCTTTTGAGACCCCCGAACCGATCACCGTCACCCTCGAATTCGACCTCGGCACCGCCCGGATCACCGCGGGCAAGCGCACCGACACGGTCGTCGAGGTGCGCCCGGCCGACGCCACCGCGGACGCCGACGTACGGGCCGCCCAGCAGACCAAGGTCACCTGCTCCGGCGGCCGGCTGGTCGTCAAGGGCCCCAAGAAGCGCTCGATCTTCGGCAAGTGCGGCTCGCTCGACATCACCATCGAGCTGCCGGCCGGCTCGGACGTCCAGGGCACCTCGCCCATGGCGGACTTCACCTGCGCGGGCCTCCTCGGCGAGTGCCGGCTCAAGACCTCGCTCGGCGACCTCCAGGTCGACGAGGCCGAGACCGTGAACCTGCGGACCGACTACGGCGACATCCGGCTGGGCCGGGCGGCCGGGGACGCCGAACTCGTCGCCGCCGGCCGGATCGAGGCCGGTGAGATCGCGGGAGCCGCCGTGGTCAAGAACGGCAACGGCGCGACCACGATCGGCGAGGTCACCGGCGCGCTGCGGGCGAGCGCGTCCAACGGCCTGATCTCCGTCGGCGTCGCCCGAGCCGGGGTCGACGCCAAGTCCGCCAACGGCCCCATCCGGATCGGCGAGGCGGCGCGCGGCCGGGTCGTGCTACGGGCCGCGGCCGGCGACCTGGAGGTCGGCATCCCCGGGTCCACCGCCGCCTGGCTCGACGTGGCCACCGGTGTCGGCAGCGTACGCAACTCCCTCGGCCCGTCCGACGGTCCCGGTGACGCCGCCGAGACCGTCGAGGTGCGCGCCCACACCAGCCTCGGCGACATCGTGATCCACCGCGCCTGA
- a CDS encoding ATP-binding cassette domain-containing protein produces the protein MTMINTPARPRPAAVTAEGLTKSYGDKAVLDGIDLHIPQGTVFALLGPNGAGKTTTVQILSTLIPASAGRVRVAGHDLVREAGAVRAAIGVTGQFSAVDNLLDARENLLLMADLHHLDRREGRRRASELLARFELTEAAARPVATFSGGMRRKLDLAMTLVGRPRLIFLDEPTTGLDPRSRRTMWEIIRGLVADDGVTVFLTTQYLEEADQLADRIALLDHGTLVAEGTADELKRQIPGGHLRLRLPGPPELAAAAALFPSAARDDDALTLDIPGDGGIPALRAVLDTLDRASVRAEALTVHTPGLDEVFLTLTGRSPQAGATVDSSRENAR, from the coding sequence ATGACCATGATCAACACCCCGGCCCGTCCCCGCCCCGCGGCCGTCACCGCGGAGGGGTTAACCAAGTCCTACGGCGACAAGGCCGTGCTCGACGGCATCGACCTGCACATCCCCCAGGGCACGGTCTTCGCCCTGCTCGGGCCCAACGGCGCGGGCAAGACCACCACCGTCCAGATCCTCTCCACCCTGATCCCCGCGAGCGCCGGACGGGTCCGGGTCGCGGGCCACGACCTGGTCCGCGAGGCCGGCGCGGTGCGCGCCGCCATCGGCGTCACCGGCCAGTTCTCCGCGGTGGACAACCTGCTCGACGCCCGGGAGAACCTGCTCCTGATGGCGGACCTGCACCACCTCGACCGCCGCGAGGGCCGCCGGCGCGCGAGCGAACTCCTCGCCCGCTTCGAGCTGACCGAGGCCGCCGCCCGGCCCGTCGCCACCTTCTCCGGCGGGATGCGGCGCAAGCTCGACCTCGCGATGACGCTGGTCGGCCGCCCGCGCCTGATCTTCCTCGACGAGCCGACCACCGGCCTCGACCCGCGCAGCCGGCGCACCATGTGGGAGATCATCCGCGGCCTGGTCGCCGACGACGGCGTCACCGTCTTCCTGACGACGCAGTACCTGGAGGAGGCCGACCAACTCGCCGACCGCATCGCCCTCCTGGACCACGGCACGCTCGTCGCCGAGGGCACCGCGGACGAGCTGAAGCGGCAGATCCCCGGCGGCCACCTCCGCCTCCGGCTCCCCGGCCCGCCCGAACTCGCCGCGGCCGCCGCCCTCTTCCCCTCCGCCGCCCGCGACGACGACGCGCTCACCCTCGACATCCCCGGCGACGGCGGCATCCCGGCGCTGCGCGCCGTCCTCGACACCCTCGACCGCGCCTCGGTCCGGGCCGAGGCGCTCACCGTGCACACCCCCGGCCTCGACGAGGTCTTCCTCACCCTGACGGGCCGGTCTCCGCAGGCCGGCGCCACGGTCGATTCCTCCCGGGAGAACGCCCGATGA
- a CDS encoding ABC transporter permease, with protein sequence MSTHAHALRDSMTMLRRNLTRARRYPSLTLQVVAMPIVMLLLFVFVFGGALGNGIGLPGAATDRGAYVDYVTPGIILMAVTSGAISTAVSVSLDMTEGIINRFRTMAISRASVLTGHVVGSVIQTMVSLVLVVAVALAVGFRPHATPAGWLAALGLLTLLAFALTWLAAAMGMVARTVESASNAPMPLTFLPFLGSAVVTPDSMPAGLRWFAEYQPFTPVNETLRGLLLGTGTGNNGPIAVAWGVGLSLAGYLWARSAFRRGGTR encoded by the coding sequence ATGAGCACCCACGCCCACGCCCTGCGCGACTCGATGACGATGCTGCGCCGCAACCTCACCCGCGCCCGGCGCTACCCGTCCCTGACGCTCCAGGTCGTCGCCATGCCGATCGTGATGCTGCTGCTCTTCGTCTTCGTCTTCGGCGGCGCCCTCGGCAACGGCATCGGCCTGCCGGGCGCGGCGACCGACCGCGGCGCCTACGTCGACTACGTCACCCCGGGCATCATCCTGATGGCCGTGACCTCCGGCGCCATCTCGACGGCCGTGTCCGTCTCCCTCGACATGACCGAGGGCATCATCAACCGCTTCCGCACCATGGCGATCTCCCGGGCCTCCGTGCTGACGGGCCATGTGGTCGGCAGCGTCATCCAGACCATGGTCAGCCTGGTCCTGGTCGTCGCCGTCGCGCTGGCGGTGGGCTTCCGGCCGCACGCCACCCCCGCCGGGTGGCTCGCCGCCCTCGGCCTCCTCACCCTGCTCGCCTTCGCCCTCACCTGGCTGGCGGCCGCGATGGGCATGGTGGCCAGGACCGTCGAGTCCGCGAGCAACGCCCCCATGCCGCTCACCTTCCTGCCCTTCCTCGGCAGCGCCGTCGTCACCCCCGACTCCATGCCGGCCGGACTGCGGTGGTTCGCCGAGTACCAGCCCTTCACCCCCGTCAACGAGACGCTGCGCGGCCTCCTGCTGGGCACCGGGACCGGCAACAACGGCCCCATCGCCGTGGCATGGGGCGTCGGCCTCTCCCTGGCGGGCTACCTGTGGGCACGGTCCGCCTTCCGGCGCGGCGGCACGCGCTGA
- a CDS encoding cytochrome P450, protein MHPEPLTPARAPVAGPGPGPVTLPTARAEGCPFDPPAGLARLRAGRPLARMRYPDGHLGWLATGYSVVRAIHADPRFSSRYELLHNPFEGGPTGPLPPAPVGDLTGLDAPEHTRYRRLLMAKFTVRRMRALTARFTEITDAHLDAMERRGPALDLVEAYAKPLPALMICELLGVPHAGQEDFQRHTATLMTRGSTREEVVAAMTALQDTLAALVTAKRAAPTDDLLGDLTTTDLTDDELAGIGSFLLAAGLDTTANMLALGTFALLSHPGQLAALRADPALAAPAVEELLRYLTIAHTGARTALEDVEVAGHLIRAGETVTLSLEAADRDPARFPDPDTLDLRRRATGHLAFGHGIHQCLGQQLARVELQVALPALVTRFPTLRLAVPPEDVPLREGMNINGVHRLPVTWDET, encoded by the coding sequence ATGCATCCCGAACCGCTCACCCCTGCCCGCGCCCCCGTCGCCGGCCCCGGCCCCGGCCCCGTCACGCTCCCGACGGCCCGTGCCGAGGGCTGCCCCTTCGACCCGCCCGCCGGCCTGGCCCGGCTGCGCGCCGGACGGCCGCTCGCCCGGATGCGCTACCCCGACGGGCACCTCGGCTGGCTGGCCACCGGCTACTCCGTGGTCCGCGCGATACACGCCGACCCCCGCTTCAGCTCCCGCTACGAGCTGCTGCACAACCCGTTCGAGGGCGGCCCCACCGGCCCGCTGCCACCGGCTCCGGTCGGTGACCTCACCGGGCTCGACGCACCCGAGCACACCCGCTACCGACGGCTGCTCATGGCCAAGTTCACCGTCCGCCGGATGCGCGCGCTCACCGCCCGTTTCACGGAGATCACCGACGCGCACCTCGACGCCATGGAGCGCCGGGGACCGGCGCTGGACCTGGTGGAGGCGTACGCCAAGCCCCTCCCGGCGCTGATGATCTGCGAACTCCTCGGTGTCCCGCACGCCGGCCAGGAGGACTTCCAGCGTCATACGGCGACGCTGATGACCCGCGGCTCCACCCGGGAGGAGGTGGTCGCCGCCATGACCGCGCTGCAGGACACCCTGGCCGCGCTGGTGACGGCCAAGCGCGCCGCCCCCACCGACGACCTGCTCGGCGACCTGACGACCACCGACCTCACCGACGACGAACTCGCGGGCATCGGGAGCTTCCTGCTCGCCGCCGGCCTCGACACCACCGCCAACATGCTCGCCCTCGGCACCTTCGCGCTGCTGTCCCACCCCGGCCAACTGGCCGCCCTGCGCGCCGATCCGGCCCTGGCCGCCCCGGCGGTCGAGGAGCTGCTGCGCTACCTGACCATCGCCCACACCGGGGCGCGGACCGCGCTGGAGGACGTCGAGGTGGCCGGCCACCTCATCAGGGCGGGTGAGACCGTGACCCTCTCCCTGGAGGCCGCCGACCGCGACCCGGCACGGTTCCCCGACCCCGACACCCTCGATCTGCGCCGCCGGGCCACCGGGCACCTGGCGTTCGGCCACGGCATCCACCAGTGCCTGGGCCAGCAGTTGGCCCGCGTCGAGCTGCAGGTCGCCCTCCCCGCGCTGGTCACCCGCTTCCCGACGCTGCGCCTGGCGGTCCCGCCCGAGGACGTGCCGCTGCGCGAGGGCATGAACATCAACGGGGTGCACCGGCTCCCCGTCACCTGGGACGAGACGTAG
- a CDS encoding protein kinase domain-containing protein, which translates to MLGRRYELVERLGNGGMGTVYRAVDHRLRRTVAVKTLSAELALQPEFLTRFQREAHAAAALNHPKVATVHDVGEDAEGGAAEPYLVMEYVEGRSLGHVLQDGALPVAQAVGIAGQVLEALEHSHGHAIVHRDIKPANVMLTGTGQVKVVDFGIAKALTEAATRLTGTGVAVGTPAYLAPEQINGAATDHRTDLYAVGCLLYELLTGRPPYTGDSPFSVMHQHLAAEPVPPSQLRPELPPAVDAVIVRALRKDREDRFTRASEMHRALDEASRAPAAPAPLVRTPTTVDPAPARHAAPGPGGTSPAPGGSSVPGGSPAAPAAGRAAAPPARRRPARVVFRPTAEGAVALLGCFLSLVISRTDMIETGQFTRVALLAAVAGAVLLLWSARLACAVAWGPVAEAVATWSELARANVGWETRYVVIALVLGIVAALCLTAGLRDEETGGFALVAFWFTALASVWFFLDDLRKIGVFYVLLLAVPLAVGAQVLKSRTRPRHPLPAPAPSDRAQPTAGRTPGTA; encoded by the coding sequence ATGTTGGGCCGGCGCTACGAGCTGGTGGAGCGGCTCGGGAACGGCGGGATGGGCACGGTGTACCGGGCGGTCGACCACCGGTTGCGCCGTACCGTCGCCGTGAAGACCCTCTCCGCCGAGCTGGCGCTGCAGCCCGAGTTCCTCACCCGCTTCCAGCGGGAGGCGCACGCCGCCGCCGCGCTCAACCACCCCAAGGTGGCCACCGTGCACGACGTGGGCGAGGACGCCGAGGGCGGCGCGGCCGAGCCGTACCTGGTCATGGAGTACGTCGAGGGCCGCAGCCTCGGCCACGTCCTCCAGGACGGCGCGCTGCCGGTGGCGCAGGCGGTCGGCATCGCGGGCCAGGTGCTGGAGGCCCTGGAGCACAGCCACGGGCACGCCATCGTGCACCGCGACATCAAGCCCGCCAACGTCATGCTCACCGGCACGGGCCAGGTCAAGGTCGTCGACTTCGGCATCGCCAAGGCGCTCACCGAGGCGGCCACCCGGCTGACCGGCACGGGCGTGGCGGTCGGCACCCCCGCCTATCTGGCCCCGGAGCAGATCAACGGCGCCGCGACCGACCACCGCACGGACCTCTACGCCGTGGGCTGCCTGCTCTACGAGCTGCTGACGGGCCGTCCCCCGTACACCGGCGACTCCCCGTTCTCCGTCATGCACCAGCACCTGGCCGCGGAGCCGGTGCCCCCCTCGCAGCTCCGCCCGGAGCTGCCGCCCGCCGTCGACGCGGTGATCGTCCGCGCGCTGCGCAAGGACCGGGAGGACCGCTTCACCCGGGCGTCCGAGATGCACCGGGCGCTCGACGAGGCGTCCCGCGCCCCCGCCGCACCGGCGCCCCTCGTCCGGACCCCGACGACCGTCGACCCGGCGCCGGCCCGTCACGCCGCGCCGGGACCGGGCGGCACGTCCCCCGCGCCGGGCGGCTCCTCCGTGCCGGGCGGTTCCCCTGCGGCCCCGGCCGCCGGCCGCGCCGCGGCCCCGCCCGCCCGCCGGAGACCGGCGCGGGTGGTCTTCCGCCCGACGGCCGAGGGCGCGGTCGCCCTGCTCGGCTGCTTCCTGTCGCTGGTGATCTCCCGGACCGACATGATCGAGACCGGCCAGTTCACCCGGGTCGCGCTGCTCGCCGCCGTGGCCGGCGCGGTGCTCCTGCTGTGGTCGGCGCGGCTCGCCTGCGCGGTGGCCTGGGGACCGGTGGCGGAGGCCGTCGCCACCTGGTCCGAGCTGGCCCGCGCCAACGTCGGCTGGGAGACGCGCTACGTCGTCATCGCCCTGGTCCTGGGCATCGTCGCCGCCCTCTGCCTGACCGCCGGACTCCGCGACGAGGAAACCGGCGGCTTCGCCCTGGTGGCGTTCTGGTTCACCGCCCTGGCCTCGGTCTGGTTCTTCCTCGACGACCTCCGCAAGATCGGCGTGTTCTACGTCCTGCTCCTCGCCGTCCCGCTCGCCGTCGGCGCCCAGGTGCTCAAGTCCCGCACCCGCCCGCGCCATCCGCTCCCGGCGCCGGCCCCGTCAGACCGGGCGCAGCCCACCGCGGGGCGCACACCCGGCACCGCGTGA
- a CDS encoding SCO2400 family protein gives MDYCTSCRRSLNGALVCPGCGDYAPDIAPPSHRRERAMSAAEKWEAQRAEEDTAGFSRGAGQHAAASPAGATAFGTGAFGASAFEAGAFGSGAPEPDGAARADAGDDGPSDGAAGVAAGTGQGRAARRRQLARWKKHRRRAAAATAFALVGGGLTVSLLQNKPSAGHAQAASSPEPGSVGTPRTETAASSSEQPDAEAPGHSPARPHTTDHRPDSAAATPPAATPAPRQQPHHDAPARQQVSSGTTRHSSTPGSSGTTHVGHTDAATPTASAPASGGHTSHGSGLTAPSDSAPAASPAPSTPTAPAAQPTSPSHVCLLGLVCVE, from the coding sequence ATGGACTACTGCACCTCGTGCCGCCGCAGTCTCAACGGGGCCCTCGTGTGCCCCGGATGCGGGGACTACGCGCCCGACATAGCACCGCCCTCCCACCGCCGCGAGCGGGCGATGTCCGCTGCCGAGAAGTGGGAGGCACAGCGCGCGGAGGAGGACACCGCGGGGTTCTCGCGGGGTGCGGGGCAGCATGCCGCCGCGTCGCCGGCCGGGGCCACCGCCTTCGGCACCGGGGCGTTCGGGGCCTCGGCGTTCGAGGCCGGGGCGTTCGGGAGCGGTGCGCCGGAGCCGGACGGTGCGGCGCGGGCCGATGCCGGGGACGACGGGCCGTCCGACGGTGCCGCCGGGGTCGCCGCCGGTACCGGGCAGGGCCGGGCGGCGAGGCGCCGGCAGCTGGCGCGGTGGAAGAAGCACCGGCGGCGGGCCGCGGCCGCTACCGCCTTCGCCCTGGTGGGCGGCGGTCTGACCGTCTCGCTGCTGCAGAACAAGCCGTCGGCCGGCCATGCGCAGGCGGCCTCGTCGCCGGAGCCGGGGAGCGTGGGCACGCCCCGTACGGAGACGGCCGCCTCCTCGTCGGAGCAGCCGGATGCCGAGGCGCCCGGGCATTCCCCGGCGCGTCCGCACACGACGGACCACCGGCCGGACAGCGCCGCGGCCACGCCGCCCGCCGCCACACCGGCGCCCCGGCAGCAGCCGCACCACGACGCCCCCGCGCGGCAGCAGGTGTCCTCGGGCACGACGCGGCACAGCAGCACGCCCGGCTCGTCCGGGACGACGCACGTCGGCCACACCGACGCGGCCACGCCGACGGCGTCCGCCCCCGCTTCCGGCGGGCACACGAGCCACGGCTCGGGCCTCACGGCACCGTCGGACAGCGCGCCGGCCGCCTCGCCCGCGCCGAGCACCCCGACGGCGCCGGCCGCCCAGCCGACCTCGCCGTCGCATGTGTGCCTGCTGGGGCTCGTCTGCGTCGAGTGA
- a CDS encoding DUF4097 family beta strand repeat-containing protein, which yields MIPAALGALAVSLAVSSCGTTADEESRSEKRDFSYAGEKLSIRATNASVRLKAGAADGTVRVERTLKGKAGDPGNSTWSLDRSTLTLRTDCRGISLSCEGSYTVFVPKGAAVALESTAGPVSAQGLAQPLDLRVEDASAAVSDVSGKLAMTVSGGNASATGITSKEFSATTSNGRVNATFGAAPRTVTASAANGNVNVTLPKGDDAYRVATKATNGQAHSSVPNSTGSDRKIELTSQNGSVRVDRAE from the coding sequence GTGATTCCTGCCGCGCTGGGAGCGTTGGCCGTATCTCTTGCGGTGAGTTCGTGCGGCACGACGGCCGACGAGGAAAGCCGAAGCGAAAAGCGGGACTTCTCCTACGCGGGCGAGAAGCTCTCCATCAGGGCGACCAATGCGTCGGTGCGGCTGAAGGCCGGCGCCGCCGACGGCACGGTGCGCGTGGAGCGGACGCTGAAGGGGAAGGCCGGGGACCCGGGCAACTCCACGTGGTCCCTGGACCGCTCCACCCTGACCCTGCGGACCGATTGCCGCGGCATCTCCCTTTCCTGCGAGGGGAGTTACACGGTGTTCGTGCCGAAGGGCGCGGCCGTGGCGCTGGAGAGCACCGCGGGCCCGGTCAGCGCACAGGGCCTCGCACAGCCGCTGGACCTCCGCGTCGAGGACGCCTCGGCAGCGGTGTCCGACGTGTCCGGGAAACTGGCGATGACGGTGTCGGGCGGCAACGCGTCGGCGACGGGCATCACGTCGAAGGAGTTCTCCGCGACCACGTCCAACGGGCGCGTGAACGCCACGTTCGGGGCGGCACCGCGGACGGTCACCGCGTCGGCCGCCAACGGGAACGTGAACGTGACGCTGCCGAAGGGCGACGACGCGTACCGGGTGGCGACGAAGGCGACGAACGGGCAGGCGCATTCGTCGGTGCCGAACAGCACGGGCAGCGACCGCAAGATCGAGCTGACGAGTCAGAACGGCAGTGTGCGGGTGGACCGGGCGGAGTAG